The Thermodesulfobacteriota bacterium genomic sequence GAGACTCACAGCTCTAGAGAGGGGAAAGATACTGGAGGAAAGGGATGAACTGATCAAGACCGTGGCCAAGCTTAAAGAGATCCTGGCCAAGGAACAGCTCATCCTTGATATCATTGTCGAAGAACTCGAAGACATAAAAAAGCGTTACGATGATGAGAGAAGGACGGAGATCATCGATGACGTGGATGATATCTCCATAGAGGACCTCATTGCCGACGAGGACATGGTGGTGACTATTACCCATGAAGGGTACATCAAGAACACACCGCTTAGCGTATACCGAAGCCAGAGGAGGGGCGGTAAAGGAAAGACTGGCATGGTTACGAAAGATACCGATTTCGTCGAAACTATCTTCGTAGCGTCTACTCACAGCTACGTTCTTTTCTTCACCAACTTGGGAAGGTGCTACTGGTTGAAGGTTCACGAGATCCCCGAGGCGGGGCCTACGGCCAAGGGAAAAGCCATAGTTAACCTGCTCGATTTATCCTCTAAAGAGAGCGTTGCCGCCGTTCTTCCGGTGCGCGAATTCAAAGAGGGACAGTTTGTGATAATGGCAACCAAAAACGGAATAGTCAAGAAGACCGAGCTCATGGCTTATTCAAACCCGCGCGCCGGTGGCATAGTAGCCGTGAACGTGCGGGAGGGCGATGAGCTCATCGGTGCGGCAATCACCAGCGGCAATGATGAGATTCTGCTAACCACCCGTTTCGGACAGGCGATCAGGTTTAACGAAGAAGATGTAAGGGATATGGGCAGGACGGCCACCGGGGTGATAGGAATAAGGCTGGATGAGGAAGATGAGGTGGTAAGCCTTGAGGTAATTCAGAATAAGGATGTACAGGTGCTTACGGTTACGGAGATGGGTTATGGAAAGAGAACCCCTGTTTCCGAATACCGGCTTACTGGACGTGGGGGAAAGGGTGTTATTACGATTAAGACTACGGAGAAGAATGGAAGGGTCGTGGGGGCCTTCCAGGTAACAAATGATATGCAGGTTATTCTGATTACCACCCACGGGAAGGTGATTCGGATGGAGGCTTCCCAGATAAGTGTCTATGGAAGGGGCACGCAGGGTCTAAGGCTAATAGACCTGGAGCCGGGGGAGAAGGTTGCTGCGGTGGCAAAGGTGATTGAAAGAGAAGAAGTCCGTTAATCTCACTCCAGGCAAGGAGAGGGGTTAAAGAATATGAATATGCTGATTCAGGGTGCAGAATACACGATGCAGGATAAAACATGAAACATGTATCGTGCATCATGCATCTCTTTGCTAGTGTTCATCAGCGTCCGATCAGAAGCAAATTTGCCCCTAGTCTCTCTTCGGATAAACTTACTGCCCGATGATTCGAGAGATAGAAAACGTTTTTATTGACTTCCCGGGCTATGGGTGTTTTGCCTGCGACCCCCGGAATAACTTGGGGCTCAGGATGAAATTCTATGCCGATGATGAAACCGAAGAGGTATTCACCCGGATAAAACCGGAAGAACACTTCGCTGGGTTTCCGGGCATTCTTCACGGCGGGGTTCAATGCGCTCTGGTCGATGAAGTGGCGTTCTGGGCGATGTTCGATAAGCTCAGGAAGATCGGGGTCACAGTCAAGGTGGAGATGGATTTCCTGAATGCGGTTAAGACGCCTTCTTTGCTGGAGGTAAGGGGTAAGATTGACCGAATTCAGGGAAGAAGGGTCTTTGTGAATGCCAGCATAATGGATGAGAAAAAGGTGATTTGCACCCGAGCTAAGGTTGCTTATTACATTCCCAAAAAGGAAATGCTCTTCAAGATAATGGGAAAGGAGAGGTTTACGGAGAAATTTTTGAAATACATAGACGAGTGAATATAGGGTAACGATACCTTTTCAGACGGATAAGCCGATGATAAAGCTATATGACTTTCCACTCTCCGTAAATTGCTACAAGGTAAGGCTGGCTTTAAGCCAGCTTGGGTTGGAATATGAGAGAATAAATTTAGATACTTTTAAGGAGAACAAAACAGCCCGGAATTCATAGCACTCAATCCAAACAAGAAAATCCCTGTTCTTGTTAATGGCGAGTTTATTATGTGGGAGGCAAATGCAATACCTCTTTATTTAGGTAAAAATATGTACCTAACCGTATTTATTCCGATGAACTAAGAACCTTTGGCGCAATATCTCAGTGGCTTTTCTTCGGGAAGACAACACTTGACCCATTCTGGCAAGGGCACGCTTCATGACCAGATTTGTTCCCCCAGAAAACGGCAATGAGAATGAGCTTGCGGCACTTCGTGAGAGTGGTAAGCTTGCTTCTTGAGATACTGAATAATCATTTAAAGAAAAACGATTTCTTGGCTGGGTATTATTCCATAGCCGATATCGGCTGCTACGCTTATGTGAATACTGCTGAGGAGGGGGAGGTAAGTCTTTCTCCTTTTCCTGCCGTCCGAGACTGGTGTGACCGAATCCAATCCCAGCCGGGGTATGTCCCAATGTATTAGCACAGAGAAAAAAATATTACCGCGAAGGGAAATAGGCAGGATACACGATGCCGGATACTTGTAAAAATTTCATGCATTGTGAACCATTTATCGTGCATGGTTTTTTTGGTTCTGATTCGTGTTAATTCGTGGCTAAAATAAAAACTGTTTAGTAAGGCTAAAGAACTGGAGCGGGAAACGGGACTCGAACCCGCGACTTTCTCCTTGGCAAGGAGACGCTCTACCAACTGAGCTATTCCCGCTCTTAGTGAATTTAAAGATAGCCAGATGAGCATGTGTTGTCAAGAAATACCCCCTCAACCAGTCACTGCCTTTCAGGTAGAATTATAAGCTGTCTTAGTTCCCATGAAAAAAAGAGAAAGAAAAGCTCTGATTTCCCGCGTCAAAAGGGTAGTGATAAAGATAGGGAGTAGCGTCCTTACGAATGAGTATGGTGAGTTGTCCGAGGGCGTCTTCGGCCAGATTGCCAAAGAAGTTTCTGGAATGAAATCCAGGGGCATAGAGCCGATCTTAGTTTCTTCAGGGGCCATTGCCGCCGGTATGAAGAAACTTAGGCTCGGCGACAAGCCCAGGGACATATCCATGAAACAGGCTATAGCCGCCTGCGGCCAGAGTACTCTTATCTGGTACTATGAAAAGGCATTCTCTGAGTTTGGGGAAAGGGTGGCGCAGATCCTGCTTACTCACGATGGGCTTTCAGTGAGAAAAAGATTTTTAAACGCCCGTAAGACACTATTCACGCTACTTAAAATGGGAGTGATTCCAGTCATAAACGAGAACGATACGGTGGCGGTCGAGGAAATCATGTTTGGCGACAACGACAACCTAGCCGCCCTGGTAACCAGCCTGGTGGAAGCAGACCTGCTCATTCTGCTCAGCGACATCGACGGCTTATACGACAAAAATCCGAGGAACCACGCCGATGCAGAGCTGATATCGGTGATAGAAGAAATAGACGAAAGGGTTGAGGAGATAGCCGGGGAGACCTTGGGCAAAACCACCACCGGCGGAATGAGGACCAAGATCGAGGCCTCCAGGACGGCTGCAGCCTTTGGCGTTCCCACCATTATCTCCAACGGGAAAAAGCCGAATTCCCTCTCTGAAATATTTTCCGGCAAGGAAACAGGTACCCTTTTTCTTCCGGCTAGGGAGAGAATTAAGGGGAGAAAGCATTGGATAGCATTTACCCTTAAACCGGTAGGAGAGGTGGTGATTGATGAGGGGGCAAAGAGGGCTATCTCCTTGTCGGGGAAGAGTCTTCTCCCGGCCGGGGTTAAGGCAGTGCGCGGAGTGTTCGATTTGGGTGAGCTGATTAGGTGTGTCGATGAAAGGGGTACAGAGGTGGCCAGAGGACTCACCTCTTATGACTCTGACGAAATAAGAAGAATAGTAGGTGTAAAGACATCAGAGATAGAAAATATCCTGGGATATAAATACGGCGACGAGATTATACATAGAGACGATTTGGTAATTATTTCCAAGGGAGAGGATTAGGTTTTATGAGCGGCCCGGTCTCGAAGATGGGATTCAAGAAGAAAGTACAATTAGCTGTTATCTTCTTCTTGCTTATAATCACTGTCCTTAGTGCTCTTTTTTTCTATTTTTCTTATTTTCTTCCGTCACTCGGGAAAAAGGTAGTGGTGGATATTCCCCGGGGAATGGGCTTGAGCCAGATTGCTCTTAGCCTGGAGGAATCGGGGGTCATAAGGAACGAAAAATTATTCGTCTTCTTCGTATTTCTCAAAGGAGCTCAGAACCGATTGAAAGCCGGAGAGTACGAGTTCCGCCCCGGTGACTCGTTGAACCAGATTATTGAGAAACTCATAAAAGGGGACGTTATAGTCAGGAAGATAACCATACCGGAAGGCCTGACCATGGATCAAATAGCCGAGTTATTAGATGCAAATGGAGTCATGTCCGGTGAAGACTTTATGGAGAAGGCGAAAAGCACTGTATTTGCCAGAGAGATTTTAGGAGATTCCGTGGCCAGTTTTGAGGGCTATCTATTCCCGGATACCTATTCCTATACCAAAGGTATAACTCCAGAAGAGCTTATTATGATGATGACATCAAGATTTAAAAAGGTTTATGAAGCTCTTGGGTCAGGATCCCCTGAGCCACAACTCACCAATCATGAGATTGTTATCCTGGCGTCAATCATCGAGAAGGAAACCGGAGACGGGTCGGAGCGACCTTTGATCTCAGCGGTGTTTTATAACCGCCTGAGGCTGGGAATGAGGCTGGAGAGCGACCCGACCGTGATTTACGGATTGGGTAGTGATTTTGACGGCAATCTTAGGAAGGAACATTTAACAAACGAGGCCAGTAGCTACAACACCTACAGAAGCAGTGGGCTTCCTCCGGGGCCGATCGCTAATCCGGGAAAGGAGTCCCTCTGGGCGGCGTTAAATCCGGCCAGGGTGGATTATGTTTACTTCGTGTCTAAGGGTGACGGTACTCACCATTTTTCTTCCGACTACCGAAACCACCGCGAAGCGGTGATTAAGTACCAAAAGAAAACGAACCGTTCCTACTGAGAGAACACGTTGGTAAAGGGGTCCACGCGCGGTTTTTCGACCGGGGTCGGATTAAGCAATTTTTTGTCCTTTTTCTCTATCCTTATCACCCCGTCCTTACCACGAGAGGCAATAAACTGAGTACCGCTGGTTTCTTCAGAAATCTTTTGAAGTATCTTTGGATAATTTTTTGAGCCTATGAATATCGAGTGTATACATACTCCTAGCTTCTTGGCCCTTATCCTCTCGTTGATTACCTCACAGTCGCCAGAGGTGGGAATGCCGTCGGTGATGAAAAGTATATGCTTATTTCTCTGCCCCCTCCCTTTGAACTCGGAAAGAGCATCCTTGAGCGCATCCTCGTAGTTGGTGTTTCCGGAGCACTCGGTTTTTGAGGCCAGCTCCAATATCCACCTGTAGTCCCTGGTGAAATACTTGTCGTTTCTCTTGTATTTGTAGGAGCGGTGGTTAAATTCGATGTATCCAACCTTCATTTTTTTTGTACGGGCAAGTTCGATTACCCCACGGACCACCGATGATGACCATTCACTATAAACCCCCATCATAGAGGTGCTCACGTCCCGGAGTATGGCGATTTCCCCTCCTATAACCTGTTTCTCCCGTCTATGAACCCGGGGAAGGGTAGGGGTGGTATGTTCGGCCCAGAACATACCCTCAAACGGCTCCACGTCCTCCATCTCGTCAAAGTCGACCATCCTCTTCCACTTTCGGGGAAGGCCGCCGGGATGGGGAGCATCCATGGCAATGCTACGCTGGAAGTTTCCTTCCAATACCTTCATTATTATTCTCACGTTGTCGGCGGACTCCAAGTTCCTTTTGCCACCGATCCAGTAATCTTCCTCGTCGCCCGGTTTTGGAGATTTACTGGAGTAGGTCTTCTGAGATGTCTTCGGTCTACCTTCCTCTCCATCCCCGTCGTTGTCTTCGGGATGTCCGCCTGCTTCCATATCGGAATTAAAATCGCTGTCCATATTTATTTGGTTGTCGTTAGCTATATTTTCTTTCAGCTCTTTAAGTGCCTGGAAAAATGTCCGGCGGGCTTCAGAAAGTTGGTCGGAGGGTTGCTTTTCTTTCTCGCCCTGGTTTTCCCTCTGCCGTGCACCGGGCATATCGCGTTCAAACTCAGACGTCTGCTGCTCTATATCGCTCTTTGAATGTTTGAAGGCTTTTTTTTTTGAGATTACATCGTCAATAATCTCGTCGAGTTTGAGGAAAACCTCCGGTTGTACGCGAAAAGCAGTCATGTATTTTAGAGCCCTTAGGTCCTCTAGGGTGCAATGATCTCGGTTATTGAGAAGAGCGTGTGCCCGTATGATTTTTAGGGACTTCACGAAGAACGTTCGGTCAGAAATCAGGGAGTTCGTCTCATTTTGGTTATAGTCTTCGATTAGGGTAGCAACGAAGTTAGCTAAACCCTCTTGGACCTCGTTTGGAATCTCTACGACTGCTAGTTTTTCATAGTATTCATCGAAAACCTTCTTGCTTACCCTTACCGGAACCTCATAACTTAGCGGTCTTTCGGAGTATAATTTTATTATTTCTTTTGCTTGATCCCACTTCCGGCCATAGGAAAGCCCTTGGGCATTAATCTGTAGCACAAAACGGTCCAAATTTGCCGGGTCCAGGGGTTCGTTATAGTATTCGTCGGCGGTGGGGTTGCTCGTAGCGATTGCGGTAAGAAGGGGTATAGAATCATCCCCGAACTTCCTTTCATTCAATATTCTAAGAAGCACGTTGAGGGACTCGCCCGGCGCACGAGAAATATCGTCGAGTAGGCATATTTCAGCGGTAAGTATCCCCCCTTTTACGATTCTCTGTTTGATTACCTCTCCTTCTTTGTCTATTATCTGTTTCGATATAACCAAATCGCCCAGTATCTCGGACAATCTTGTATCCCGGTGAAGCTGATAGAAAAAGAATCTGAGCTGAGCGGCTCCTGAAATGATCTCGGCAAGCATTGTTTTTGCCGTTCCCGGAGGACCTTCTATGTATATGTGTTCTCTGGAGATCACACCCAGAAGGAGAGCCATCTTAACCTCTTCGTGTCCAATCACGTGCTTATCCATTTCCTCTTTCAGTAATTTGAAAGGATTGCCGTCTGTCATAATTTGCTATACCCTCCGTTTGTTGTACTCTTTTGTAATTTTACATAAGCAAGGTTTCTTTTGCAATATAAAGAGATTCGGGTGAAAGCTCCCCGATATTTTAACGTATAATTTAGGGGAAAAGGAGCAGAGAACTATGAGCATGAAAGGGCTATTTGTCTTCTGTACACTGTTATTCGCCTCGCCCGGCGGTATAGAACACTCCACTTTATCTGAGGGAACCACCGGCAGTTCTTCTCCTGCTCAGAACATAGTGGTTAAAAACCAGGACGAACTCAGAAAGGTGTGGAGTCAACTGGGAATAAAGAGTGAGATCCCATCCGTCGATTTTAGTTATGAGCTGGTGGTTGTCATCGTGTCAAGAGGGAAATTGGCGAGCTCGACGGAAATATGGGGAGCGGAGAAGAAATCGGACCATACCGTTGAGGTAAGATACGTGGTGAGGCCATTTGGTACAGGGGACTTAAATGCCAGGAAACCAGGAATGTTTCCATACATCGTGACTAAGCTTTATCCCCTGGATGTGCAGAAGACAAATGTAAGGTTTGTCGAGGATATACCACTTCCGCCCATCCCGAGGGACAGTGGTATCGGGCAAGTTCCATCTTATACTAACGTGCTTAAGGATTATGGAAAAGCGGATATGGCACTCTTTCTTCCGCTGGATAAGGGGAACTCCTGGACCTACAGGGTTGAGTCTTCAGATAAATCGGGAGAGGAAACATACTCTATAATTTCTATCTCCCAAGACGGCTGGTCGGTTTTTGACCGATTTTTCGGCCAAAAAAGCATTGCCATGCGGGTTGACCCTTCCGGAAGTGTTTTGGTATCGTCCAAGAAAGGGGTGCAGAGCCTTTACCCCGATGATGTTGGGCTGAATCCCGATAGGTCTCAATTTTCGACGCCGGCTGGAATGTTCGATGATTTGATAGTAGCTACCATCCCTGACGACGGCCAATTCTGGTTCAAAGACGTGTATGCAAAAGGGGTAGGGCTTATCTACCATGAGATAAAATCGCCCAAAGGGGTGGTCAAATACACCTTAGTCAAGGCAAGGGTAAAGGGAACGAACTATCCTTCCGTGAACAATTGACAAGTGCAACTATGGTCAATTCAATTTGACACCCATACCCTGTTTGGTTAAT encodes the following:
- a CDS encoding AAA family ATPase, which produces MTDGNPFKLLKEEMDKHVIGHEEVKMALLLGVISREHIYIEGPPGTAKTMLAEIISGAAQLRFFFYQLHRDTRLSEILGDLVISKQIIDKEGEVIKQRIVKGGILTAEICLLDDISRAPGESLNVLLRILNERKFGDDSIPLLTAIATSNPTADEYYNEPLDPANLDRFVLQINAQGLSYGRKWDQAKEIIKLYSERPLSYEVPVRVSKKVFDEYYEKLAVVEIPNEVQEGLANFVATLIEDYNQNETNSLISDRTFFVKSLKIIRAHALLNNRDHCTLEDLRALKYMTAFRVQPEVFLKLDEIIDDVISKKKAFKHSKSDIEQQTSEFERDMPGARQRENQGEKEKQPSDQLSEARRTFFQALKELKENIANDNQINMDSDFNSDMEAGGHPEDNDGDGEEGRPKTSQKTYSSKSPKPGDEEDYWIGGKRNLESADNVRIIMKVLEGNFQRSIAMDAPHPGGLPRKWKRMVDFDEMEDVEPFEGMFWAEHTTPTLPRVHRREKQVIGGEIAILRDVSTSMMGVYSEWSSSVVRGVIELARTKKMKVGYIEFNHRSYKYKRNDKYFTRDYRWILELASKTECSGNTNYEDALKDALSEFKGRGQRNKHILFITDGIPTSGDCEVINERIRAKKLGVCIHSIFIGSKNYPKILQKISEETSGTQFIASRGKDGVIRIEKKDKKLLNPTPVEKPRVDPFTNVFSQ
- a CDS encoding PaaI family thioesterase translates to MIREIENVFIDFPGYGCFACDPRNNLGLRMKFYADDETEEVFTRIKPEEHFAGFPGILHGGVQCALVDEVAFWAMFDKLRKIGVTVKVEMDFLNAVKTPSLLEVRGKIDRIQGRRVFVNASIMDEKKVICTRAKVAYYIPKKEMLFKIMGKERFTEKFLKYIDE
- a CDS encoding glutathione binding-like protein, with product MSLRHFVRVVSLLLEILNNHLKKNDFLAGYYSIADIGCYAYVNTAEEGEVSLSPFPAVRDWCDRIQSQPGYVPMY
- the mltG gene encoding endolytic transglycosylase MltG, encoding MSGPVSKMGFKKKVQLAVIFFLLIITVLSALFFYFSYFLPSLGKKVVVDIPRGMGLSQIALSLEESGVIRNEKLFVFFVFLKGAQNRLKAGEYEFRPGDSLNQIIEKLIKGDVIVRKITIPEGLTMDQIAELLDANGVMSGEDFMEKAKSTVFAREILGDSVASFEGYLFPDTYSYTKGITPEELIMMMTSRFKKVYEALGSGSPEPQLTNHEIVILASIIEKETGDGSERPLISAVFYNRLRLGMRLESDPTVIYGLGSDFDGNLRKEHLTNEASSYNTYRSSGLPPGPIANPGKESLWAALNPARVDYVYFVSKGDGTHHFSSDYRNHREAVIKYQKKTNRSY
- the proB gene encoding glutamate 5-kinase translates to MKKRERKALISRVKRVVIKIGSSVLTNEYGELSEGVFGQIAKEVSGMKSRGIEPILVSSGAIAAGMKKLRLGDKPRDISMKQAIAACGQSTLIWYYEKAFSEFGERVAQILLTHDGLSVRKRFLNARKTLFTLLKMGVIPVINENDTVAVEEIMFGDNDNLAALVTSLVEADLLILLSDIDGLYDKNPRNHADAELISVIEEIDERVEEIAGETLGKTTTGGMRTKIEASRTAAAFGVPTIISNGKKPNSLSEIFSGKETGTLFLPARERIKGRKHWIAFTLKPVGEVVIDEGAKRAISLSGKSLLPAGVKAVRGVFDLGELIRCVDERGTEVARGLTSYDSDEIRRIVGVKTSEIENILGYKYGDEIIHRDDLVIISKGED